Proteins from one Chroococcidiopsis sp. CCMEE 29 genomic window:
- a CDS encoding AbrB family transcriptional regulator, protein MNRKKKIEPLAGEELLKKVRELENLSKEEKAKACGYYTVTKNGVERVNMMKFLNALIDAEGIELDSAPSANGRGGRSASYRISVQSNGNLLIGSAYTKQMGLQPGDEFEITLGRKHIHLKQLDREELEEAVAS, encoded by the coding sequence ATGAATAGAAAGAAAAAAATCGAGCCGCTAGCTGGTGAAGAACTTCTCAAAAAAGTCAGAGAGTTAGAGAATCTCAGCAAAGAAGAAAAGGCTAAAGCCTGCGGGTACTACACCGTTACTAAAAATGGTGTCGAGCGCGTAAACATGATGAAATTCTTGAATGCCTTGATTGATGCAGAAGGAATTGAGTTAGATAGTGCTCCCAGTGCAAATGGGCGTGGGGGACGCAGTGCTAGCTATAGAATTAGTGTGCAGTCAAACGGTAACTTACTGATTGGTTCAGCTTATACAAAACAGATGGGTTTGCAGCCAGGAGATGAGTTTGAAATTACTTTAGGGCGTAAGCATATTCATCTCAAGCAGCTGGATCGAGAAGAACTTGAAGAAGCAGTAGCGTCTTAA
- a CDS encoding helix-turn-helix transcriptional regulator, translated as MDGIKRQRLEAKGWKFGTAEEFLGLSPEEAAFVELKLALSKRLKELRVSHQLSQNALARRLNSSQSRVAKMEAGDPSVSTDLLIRALFSVGATPQDLAEAIAPVEPTKTKSASRSCAVLER; from the coding sequence ATGGATGGAATTAAGCGTCAGCGATTAGAAGCAAAAGGTTGGAAATTTGGGACGGCGGAGGAATTTCTTGGGCTCTCGCCAGAAGAGGCAGCATTCGTAGAACTGAAGTTAGCACTTAGCAAGCGTTTAAAAGAGTTGCGAGTGAGCCATCAGCTTTCTCAAAATGCTCTGGCACGACGGCTGAATTCTAGCCAGTCGCGAGTAGCAAAGATGGAAGCTGGCGATCCATCAGTTTCAACCGATCTTCTCATTCGTGCCTTGTTCTCGGTGGGTGCTACACCTCAAGACCTAGCTGAAGCTATTGCTCCGGTTGAACCTACCAAAACAAAAAGCGCTTCTCGGTCTTGCGCGGTGCTAGAAAGATAG
- a CDS encoding type II toxin-antitoxin system RelE/ParE family toxin, with product MTDLIRKPLAWLSGEVKTPPFSSGARIEAGFYLRKIQNGESLPMPVSRPMPSIGANCHELRIVDSEVDKTWRTVYCIDEDAILILEVFPKKTAQTPQQVIKNCQRRLKQYYS from the coding sequence ATGACAGATTTAATTAGGAAACCCCTTGCTTGGCTCAGTGGTGAAGTTAAAACTCCTCCATTTTCTAGTGGCGCTCGGATTGAAGCGGGCTTCTACTTGCGAAAAATTCAAAATGGTGAAAGCTTGCCAATGCCTGTTTCTCGACCTATGCCAAGTATTGGTGCCAATTGCCACGAGCTACGCATCGTTGATTCGGAAGTGGATAAAACTTGGCGAACTGTTTACTGTATCGACGAAGATGCCATTCTCATCCTAGAGGTGTTTCCCAAGAAAACAGCTCAGACACCGCAGCAGGTAATCAAAAATTGCCAAAGGAGACTAAAGCAGTATTACTCATAA